The stretch of DNA CAATTTGATGATTTTAAATTTATTCAGCTACCTAATTATCTAGCATTTCTCTACCCTCTAGTAAGACAATTTCGACTAATAAAAAAATATATCCAACGTTAACTCTTATCAATTATTAAACATGTGTAAAAAGCATTTTTACACATGTTTGATATTTCATGAAAATATTGTTCTGATTGCTTTTTGATACTTTTCGATGATGATCCTCTCATCAAACTCAGCGATCACTTTTTCTCTTCCTCTTTGACCCATTTCACTGCGCTCATCCTCAGAGAGCAATAACACCTTTTCCATCTGCTGCGCTAAAGAGTCAGCATCTTTGACGTTACACAAGTAACCAGTGATATCATCATCCACTACATTTTTACAACCAGGAACATTCGTCGTCACTATAGGTTTGGCCATACTTGCTCCTTCAAGAAGTACTCGTGAAAGCCCCTCTCTGTATGAAGGCAACACCACGCAGTCATGTTCTGCTATAACTGCACTTACCTCATCTGTAGCCCCCAAATGATGTATGATCCCTTCGGCTTCCCACATCTCTATCTCATCATGCGTAACAGCCGTAGGATTCCCTGGATAATACGTTCCCAATATATTAAATACAGCTTCAGGGTATTTGCTCTTAAGCATCCTTGCAGCTTCTACATACTCTCCCAATCCCTTATCTCGTATAAGTCGTGCTATAAACAAAAAATGTAAACTCTTTGCTCTTCTTACTTCTCTTTCAAGAGGTTTGAATTTTTCAATATCGATCCCTGAACCGGGAAGAATATCTGTTTTCTTTTTTTTCACCAGTTTGGATTTTATAAAAAGTGCTCTGTCGTTTTGATTTTGAAAAAAGACTTTTTTGGGTGCTTTTCTGTGTAAAGCCAGTTTGTAAAGAAGCCGTGCAATGATCGAAGAAGGTTTTTTATTTAAAAAAACCGTCCCAAGCCCCGATATATTACTGATGACAGGGATATCCAGTAAACTTGCTGCCAACGAGCCATAGACATTTGGTTTGATCGTATACTGCAAAAGCAGATCAGGATTGACCTCTTTATAGACACTATAAAACTCTCTAAAGAGTCTAAACTCTTCTATAGGGTTCGTACCTTTGTTATTCATGTTGATATCATGATATTCAAACCCATACTCTATGAGTTTTTCAGTATGAAAATCATAGGGAGCGATGGCAACGATATTATACCCCTCTTCTTTCAAGGCTTTAAGCAAACCCATCCGAAAGTTAAAAATATTCCAAGAAGTGTTGATAACAATGGCAATCGTTTTCTTATTTGGATCATGCATATCATTCCTTATACTGTTTTAATTTTTTATTTCATACATTTATTGCTACGGCAAGGGCAAGCTTCTTTTAGTATTTGTTCCTAAGGCTATTGTTATCTTATTACGTAAACCACTTTTCCTTCCACATCTCATACATGAGTATGAACCAGATGGCATTGACATTGCTTAGATTTCCATTGAAGAGATCCTTTTTGAGTATCTCTACTTCTTCTACATTAAAAATCTCTTTATCCAATTTAAATGGATCTAAATATTTCTCAACCAAAGGTTTAAGATCTGTCTGTAACCATTCAGCCAAAGGTATCTGGAAACCAGCTTTAGGTTTATCTATCAGAGCTTGTGGTATATGTTTATAAAGTATCTTTCTCGCAAGGTATTTTCCCTGATTGTTTTTATATTTTAATTCAACGGGAACTTTTGCCATAAATTCTATAATCCGATGATCCAGGAGAGGTTCACGGCCTTCCAGACTTACGCTCATAGTAGCTCTATCTACTTTGGTCAAAACATCATCCACCATAAAGGTTTTATAGTCTGTCAGCATCATGTTATCTAGAAATGACAAGTCTTTTTTCATAGAAAAGTTCTCATACAAAGAGCTATTTGCTTCTAATTTTAGAAAACTCTTAACTACTTGGCTATCTACATATGATGAAGCATTACGGAACATCATCTCTAATGAATCAGCATTCATGGCTCGCTTAAATTTATTGTATTTATCACGTATATTTGTTTGTTGTATCTTTTTGGGCAAGAAGCTGTTGATCTGTTCTATCTGCTTTCCGTCAAAAACATTCAACATACTTTTAAGCATTGTCTTTTGAAAACTATTTGAAAAGACCGGTGCAAATTTGTTCAGAAAAAAGTATTTGCTGTACCCACAAAATGCCTCATCTCCCCCATCTGCAGAGAGAGCTACCGTGACATCTTTTTTTGCAAGCTCAGAGACCATCATGGTTGGAATGGCAGAACTATCCCCAAAAGGTTCATCATAATAAAACGGCAGACTCTGTACTTTATCCAACATATCTTTTTTAGAAACATAATACTCTGTATGTTCAGTACCAAAATGTTTAGCAATGGCTTTGGCATGCTCTGCTTCATTATACTTTTTATCATCAAATCCTATAGTAAAGGTATGTAGTTTTCTACTTTTATCTTTTGAAAGCAAAGCAGTCACTAATGATGAATCATACCCTCCACTCAAAAACACACCCACAGGTACATCCGATACCATCCTAAGATCTACTGCATCAGTAAGTAATTCTTCAAGATCAGCAAGTATTTCTTTTTCACTTTTATCAAATTTCTCTTTAGCATAACATGCATCAGCACTCCAATACGCTATAACATTATAGGTATTACTTATTAGGTCATACTCCAAATAATGCCCCGGACGTAATTTATACGTATTTTTGAAGATGCTATAAGGTGCAGGAATGTATCCGAACTGAAAATAGTAAGGTAACACTTCGTTGTTTTGCTCTTTTTGAAATGACGGGTGTTCATGAAATGACTTGAGTTCAGAAGCAAAAAGAAATTCACCCCCATTGTCATAATAATAAAGTGGTTTAACACCTGCTCTATCACGTACCAAAAACATTGTCTGTTTATTTTTATCCAAGATAGAAAATGCAAACATTCCTAAAAACTTTTCTACCGCTTTCATACCCCATGCTTTATATGCATAGAGTATCACTTCTGTATCGGACTCAGAGACGAACTTATAACCCAATTTTTCAAGTTCTATACGAATGCTTTTAAAGTTATAGACTTCACCATTAAAAACGATGATATAATTTTCACAGTCAGAGACAAATGGCTGATGACCATGTGAGGAGAGATCTTGAATGGAAAGACGGTTATGCCCTAAATGCACAATATCATTTTCTATCTTTTGTACATATACCCCATGGTCATCTGGACCACGATAGTTCTGAATATGAAGCATCCTATGAATACTTTCTTCGTCTCTATTTTTTGATACAAAACCTACAATACCACACATATTACGATTTCCTTCCAAAATTTCTGAAAACAATGAATATTTGTCTTTTTAAAAACTTGAAAAAACTTAACAGTAATACGAAAATATACTCAAGTAGATTTATATCATTATTAGTATATAAAAATTTATAATTGTCTAATTCACCATACCACATATTCATCATACTTGAAGATAACCCAGATACACCATATGTGTTTTTATACAAAAAACATAAATTAGAATATAGAAAACTTGCTTTATACTCTGCAAACAGAATTTCAAGCCATAATCGATAGTCTTCTGAATATTTCTTATTCTCTCGAAATCGAAATGGTATAATTCTCTTTAACATTACAGTAGGAGTACTAAACCTATTCCGCACCAATAGCTTTCTTTTGGAAATTCTTTCAACTTTTTCAACTCTTTTTTTGCATAGTGTAGGTCGATTATGTACAATCTTATATAAATGGCCACTCATTGCTATATCAGGATGGTCTTCCATATAACTATACTGCAATGCAATTTTTTGGGGATGCCATGAGTCATCTGCATCCAAAAATGCGATATAGTCTTCTTTTGCATTATCCCATCCTACATTCCTAGCTTTCGCGGGGCCTGCATTTTTGTCAAGCTCGATCAGCTTGATTGAAACTCTTTTTTCTTGTTCTTTTATATAGTTTTTTATGATATCACAGGAATTATCTATACTTTTATCATCAACTATTATAACCTCTTTGGGAAGCAAGGTTTGATCTACTATAGAGTCCAGCGCTCTTAAAATTGTTTTTTCTGCATTGTAACAAGGTATTACGACACTTACATTTGCTGTTTTAGCCACTAAAAAATCTCCAAAGATTGAAATATTCTTCCTGTATAAGTTTGTAAGAAAAATACATTGAGCCCTAATAGTACAAAGATAAATAATGCTGCATACCTTTTATTAACAGCACTTACAATGATATAACTTACGATAGGTAAAATAAACCAAGAAAAAATAGCAAATCTGTCATTAAAAGGCACAAAAGAAAAAATATGATAAATACTATTGAGCAACATATAAATAGCTAGCCATCTCCGTACTATTGTCTTATGTTCATTACGAATTCTTTTTCTTAAAAGAGCATATAAAAAAATTGGAAAAAACGAAAAAAGTGCAAAATCTAGTCGAAATCCTGTCTGATAACTGATCGCTTCAAATCTCTCGTCCAGGTATGCGCTATACCTTGTTTCAGAAGCCAATAGGTCTCCGAGTGGACCGGATATCGTGTCATTGATGCCAGAGATAGACAAAAGAACACTCCCCGCCAAAATAACAAATGAGATCTTCAAAAGTCCTTTCTCTTTAAACAGTACAAATAAGGCTGCCATGGGCAGTACCAAAAACATACCGCTGTGTATCAAACCCGACACCAAAAGGGAGAGCAATGCTTTTCTATTTTTATCCTCCATCAGATAGCTTATAGCAAGTACCATAAAAACCAATCCTAAGCCTTGCCGTTTCCCATTGACAATGTAAAAAAGAAAGTAAGGGTAAAGCACATAAAAAGAAAACACTACATATCTTTCAAATGTGGGAAAAATATTTTTCAATGCTTTATAAAAAGTCAGAATAGCTATTAAATAAATCACTAAAAATAAGATATGCGGACTATCGGTAAACTGCCCTACGATCCAGTTCAAGAATCGGAAAAGATATTCTCCTGTCTGATACTTAAACACCTCATCCAGTGAAAACTCCCTAAATTTCAAAAAACCCATAGCATAACGATAAGAGTCACCCGCAAAAGGCTGAACTGTTATCACAACTCCGAGCAGTATAAGCGAAAGAAGCAGGACAAATACTGTCCCCGAACGACCTACATTGTTCCTTCTATCAGATAAAAAGGTAAGAGTAAGCAGCATAAATAACGCATAGGGAATCAGAAGATAATGCACCTGCTACTCCTGCACTCTATAGTTGCAGCATACTACAGGGTTTAACCCAGCTTTTCGTCCTGCTTTTATCCCATTAAAAGTTGCGAATAAAGGATTTAATGATCTATCAACTCTGGAGTAGGAGACTCCAAGCAACATCAACCTAAAAAATGCAGTGATTTTATGATACCATTTTAAATGTCTTGAAATCACCAAACTTCTGTTATGTGCAAGTCCTCGCATATATCTGGGGATATCACTTATCACTCTACATCCACCTGTATCTGCTGCTAAATGCAACAATCTTGCATCTGCTTTAAAAAGTATTTTATAGCCTAACTTTTTTATCCTCAACGACAGGTCTGTCTCTTCATATAAAGCTGCACCAACATTGAGTACCTCATCGACTCCATTCACTTTTTCCATAATTTCTTTTCTCACACTAAAGTTTCCGCCGGGAACATGAGAGACTATTTGATTATTTTTACTTGCAAACCCTCTATGTGGTGTACAAGTCCATGGATTAAAGATCCCTGATGGTTCTTTCGCATCCAAAACTCTATGTTGTTCATCGATCCCACCACCTACAAGACCAACCTCAAGATCTACATAACAACTTGCATGCTGTTTGATGAGAAGTTCATTACTTCTTATATCATCATCAATATATAGAATGATTTCATATTTGGCATTCTGCCAGCCAAAGTTTCTAGCCTGAGGCAGGCCTTTAAATCCTAGGTTTCTAAAGTATCTTATTTTATCGGGATTGCTTTTTACCAGCTCTTCGACTTTTTCATTGATATTATCAGATTGATCAACCACAAGGATCTCATACTTATCAAAATCTTGCTTTAACATATCATTGATCGAATCATACAAAAACTCATCCCTGTTCAATGTCGGTATTACAACACTTACTCCAAGTTCATTCATACATTTTCCTCTATAGCTTTAAATACTTTTTCACTAAAGTGTCCCCAAGTTGCTTCATTGAGAACCCTTTGTCTGGCTTTCATACCTTCTTCTTTGAAAGCCTGAGGTTCAACTGCAAGTTGTTTGAAGTAGTGAGCCAATTGGTGATGATCGTCTCTTTCTACCAACCAACCACCATTTTGATGCTTTATCGCATCAGGTATACCACCCTGGTTTGAACCAATCGCAGGTACTCCCGAAGACTGTGCTTCCAAAAATACCAGTCCAAATCCTTCAACTCTTTTTTGATCTTTTTCCTCTCTGGTACACAAAACAAACAGATCACTCGCCTGATATACTTTAGGCAGATCATCCTCTTCGATAAATCCATACCAATGGATGTACTGATCAACATTTAGTTGACTAGCCAACTTTTTTAACTCTTCAAGATAATTACCGCGACCTACGATACAATAGCAAAGTGCATCCAAAGTTTTCTCATCTAAAAGGGCCAATGCCTTTAGTACTGTATCATGCGCTTTATATTTATCGATTCTCGAAGTTGTTAGGATGATCTTTTTATCTATCGGTAAGTTCAACGCTTCTCGCACACTCTTTTTATCTTCTGCCGGGGAAAATCTTTCTTCATCAACACCAAGTGTACAGACTGTTGAATTAACACATGGAAATTGTTCTAGAATAGTATTTTGTGTATAGTGGCTGTTGCATATAACCAGCTTTGCTTTTGAGAGTACATATTTTCTCAACAAAGATAAAATAAAGTTTTTAAATGTTTTTTTACCCTGCATGATATCATTGCCATGAGCCAATACTACCACATTTTTATGTCCTGCAAGGATAGAAATGAGTGCTTCAGGGTGCCAAACCCCTGTGATGATCAACGTATCTTTAGGATACCTCTTTAAAATCTTATAAGATTCAAACTCTTTAAAAAATCTTTTGGAAGGGACTCTCTGTATAGGATAAAGATCATCTCTATAGCCTTTTTCTATCTCTCTTTCTTCACTTATAGCCTCTACATCCCAACCTTTATGTATAAACTGTTTGACGATCTCATCACAAAGCCTTGATATACCACCTTCAACTGGCGGAAAATCGTAACTGAAAAATAAAAGTTTATTATTTATCATTCTTCATTCCTAATAGATTGTCAAAAACTTCAACGAAGGATTTTACTTGAAATGAAGCAAGATATCTTTTGTAGTATTCATTTTCAAATTGAAAGTCATCAATAGTTTTTTTCATATGGTTAGTCACTATTTTTATATCGTTTTCCAAATTTTTAGTTAAAAAAATACCTTTCTCTGTTTTCTCAAGTTCTTTTTTTGCTTCACTAGGATTATGAACATCAGCAATTACATATTTCTGTAGTGCTATATAATCAACCATCTTAGCAAAATTGCACCACCAAAAATTTTCACCACCTGTTAACAATATACAGCTATGTGCATTTTTTATTTCTTTATAAAGTTCAAGCTGAGGGATGTGATCTATATATTCAATGACATGATTTACATATTTATATTGATCCATATATTTCGATATATTTTTAAAATTAATTTCTTTTCTTCCTATGATTTTAATCTTGAATTGAATGTTTTCTTTTGCTAAGACATTATCCAAAACTTTAAATATATAATCATCATACTTTTCTTGAAATTCACCTACAAATATTAAATACTTTTCTACATTATCCATTAAACTTATATTATCAATATACTCATCATCTATT from Sulfurovum xiamenensis encodes:
- a CDS encoding EpsG family protein, which encodes MHYLLIPYALFMLLTLTFLSDRRNNVGRSGTVFVLLLSLILLGVVITVQPFAGDSYRYAMGFLKFREFSLDEVFKYQTGEYLFRFLNWIVGQFTDSPHILFLVIYLIAILTFYKALKNIFPTFERYVVFSFYVLYPYFLFYIVNGKRQGLGLVFMVLAISYLMEDKNRKALLSLLVSGLIHSGMFLVLPMAALFVLFKEKGLLKISFVILAGSVLLSISGINDTISGPLGDLLASETRYSAYLDERFEAISYQTGFRLDFALFSFFPIFLYALLRKRIRNEHKTIVRRWLAIYMLLNSIYHIFSFVPFNDRFAIFSWFILPIVSYIIVSAVNKRYAALFIFVLLGLNVFFLQTYTGRIFQSLEIF
- a CDS encoding glycosyltransferase family 4 protein, translating into MINNKLLFFSYDFPPVEGGISRLCDEIVKQFIHKGWDVEAISEEREIEKGYRDDLYPIQRVPSKRFFKEFESYKILKRYPKDTLIITGVWHPEALISILAGHKNVVVLAHGNDIMQGKKTFKNFILSLLRKYVLSKAKLVICNSHYTQNTILEQFPCVNSTVCTLGVDEERFSPAEDKKSVREALNLPIDKKIILTTSRIDKYKAHDTVLKALALLDEKTLDALCYCIVGRGNYLEELKKLASQLNVDQYIHWYGFIEEDDLPKVYQASDLFVLCTREEKDQKRVEGFGLVFLEAQSSGVPAIGSNQGGIPDAIKHQNGGWLVERDDHHQLAHYFKQLAVEPQAFKEEGMKARQRVLNEATWGHFSEKVFKAIEENV
- the asnB gene encoding asparagine synthase (glutamine-hydrolyzing), whose amino-acid sequence is MCGIVGFVSKNRDEESIHRMLHIQNYRGPDDHGVYVQKIENDIVHLGHNRLSIQDLSSHGHQPFVSDCENYIIVFNGEVYNFKSIRIELEKLGYKFVSESDTEVILYAYKAWGMKAVEKFLGMFAFSILDKNKQTMFLVRDRAGVKPLYYYDNGGEFLFASELKSFHEHPSFQKEQNNEVLPYYFQFGYIPAPYSIFKNTYKLRPGHYLEYDLISNTYNVIAYWSADACYAKEKFDKSEKEILADLEELLTDAVDLRMVSDVPVGVFLSGGYDSSLVTALLSKDKSRKLHTFTIGFDDKKYNEAEHAKAIAKHFGTEHTEYYVSKKDMLDKVQSLPFYYDEPFGDSSAIPTMMVSELAKKDVTVALSADGGDEAFCGYSKYFFLNKFAPVFSNSFQKTMLKSMLNVFDGKQIEQINSFLPKKIQQTNIRDKYNKFKRAMNADSLEMMFRNASSYVDSQVVKSFLKLEANSSLYENFSMKKDLSFLDNMMLTDYKTFMVDDVLTKVDRATMSVSLEGREPLLDHRIIEFMAKVPVELKYKNNQGKYLARKILYKHIPQALIDKPKAGFQIPLAEWLQTDLKPLVEKYLDPFKLDKEIFNVEEVEILKKDLFNGNLSNVNAIWFILMYEMWKEKWFT
- a CDS encoding glycosyltransferase family 4 protein, with protein sequence MHDPNKKTIAIVINTSWNIFNFRMGLLKALKEEGYNIVAIAPYDFHTEKLIEYGFEYHDINMNNKGTNPIEEFRLFREFYSVYKEVNPDLLLQYTIKPNVYGSLAASLLDIPVISNISGLGTVFLNKKPSSIIARLLYKLALHRKAPKKVFFQNQNDRALFIKSKLVKKKKTDILPGSGIDIEKFKPLEREVRRAKSLHFLFIARLIRDKGLGEYVEAARMLKSKYPEAVFNILGTYYPGNPTAVTHDEIEMWEAEGIIHHLGATDEVSAVIAEHDCVVLPSYREGLSRVLLEGASMAKPIVTTNVPGCKNVVDDDITGYLCNVKDADSLAQQMEKVLLLSEDERSEMGQRGREKVIAEFDERIIIEKYQKAIRTIFS
- a CDS encoding glycosyltransferase family 2 protein, whose product is MAKTANVSVVIPCYNAEKTILRALDSIVDQTLLPKEVIIVDDKSIDNSCDIIKNYIKEQEKRVSIKLIELDKNAGPAKARNVGWDNAKEDYIAFLDADDSWHPQKIALQYSYMEDHPDIAMSGHLYKIVHNRPTLCKKRVEKVERISKRKLLVRNRFSTPTVMLKRIIPFRFRENKKYSEDYRLWLEILFAEYKASFLYSNLCFLYKNTYGVSGLSSSMMNMWYGELDNYKFLYTNNDINLLEYIFVLLLSFFKFLKRQIFIVFRNFGRKS
- a CDS encoding glycosyltransferase family 2 protein gives rise to the protein MNELGVSVVIPTLNRDEFLYDSINDMLKQDFDKYEILVVDQSDNINEKVEELVKSNPDKIRYFRNLGFKGLPQARNFGWQNAKYEIILYIDDDIRSNELLIKQHASCYVDLEVGLVGGGIDEQHRVLDAKEPSGIFNPWTCTPHRGFASKNNQIVSHVPGGNFSVRKEIMEKVNGVDEVLNVGAALYEETDLSLRIKKLGYKILFKADARLLHLAADTGGCRVISDIPRYMRGLAHNRSLVISRHLKWYHKITAFFRLMLLGVSYSRVDRSLNPLFATFNGIKAGRKAGLNPVVCCNYRVQE